One segment of Chionomys nivalis chromosome 3, mChiNiv1.1, whole genome shotgun sequence DNA contains the following:
- the LOC130870850 gene encoding cytochrome P450 3A11-like yields MDLTSALSLETWVLLAITLGLLYRFGTRKHDVFKKQGIPGPKPLPFLGTLLNYYKGLWKFDAECYKKYGKMWGLFDGQTPVLVITDIEMMKNMLVKECYSVFTNRRDVGPVGMMSKAITFSKDEEWKRIRALLSPTFTSGKLKEMFPIIEEYGDILVKYLRREAEKGKPLDMKEVFGAYSMDVITSSAFGVNVDSLNNPKDPFVEKTKKLMRLDFFDPLFMSVVLFPFLTPLFERLNVSMFPKDSMAFFKKFLERTKENRLNSKQKHRVDFLQLMMNSHNNSRDKESHKALSDMEMMAQSVVFIFAGYETTSSTLAFILYLLATHPDIQKKLQEEINVALPNKAPPSYDKVMEMEYLDMVLSETLRLYPIANRLERVCKQDVEMDGVFVPKGSVVMVPLYSLHHDPQYWPEPMEFRPERFSKENKGSIDPYVYMPFGYGPRNCIGMRFALMNMKLALTKVLQNFSFQSCKETQIPLKLNRKPLLQPEKPIVLKVVPRDVIITGA; encoded by the exons ATGGACCTGACTTCAGCTCTCTCACtggaaacctgggtcctcttagCTATCACCCTGGGGCTGCTATACAG ATTTGGGACCCGTAAACATGATGTTTTTAAGAAACAGGGAATTCCTGGGCCCAAACCCCTGCCATTTTTAGGAACTCTGCTGAATTACTACAAG GGTTTATGGAAATTTGATGCCGAGTGTTATAAAAAGTATGGAAAAATGTGGGG GTTGTTTGATGGTCAGACACCTGTGTTAGTTATCACGGACATAGAGATGATGAAGAATATGCTAGTGAAGGAATGCTATTCTGTGTTCACAAACCGACGG GATGTAGGACCAGTAGGTATGATGAGTAAAGCCATCACCTTCTCTAAGGATGAGGAGTGGAAGAGAATTCGAGCCTTGCTGTCTCCAACCTTCACCAGTGGAAAACTCAAAGAG ATGTTCCCCATCATTGAAGAGTATGGAGATATTTTGGTAAAATACttgagaagagaggcagagaaaggcaagccTCTCGACATGAAAGA AGTGTTTGGGGCCTACAGTATGGATGTCATCACGAGCTCAGCATTTGGTGTGAACGTCGATTCCCTCAACAACCCAAAGGACCCTTTTGTGGAAAAAACCAAGAAATTAATGAGATTGGATTTTTTTGATCCGTTATTCATGTCAGTAG TACTCTTTCCATTCCTCACTCCATTGTTCGAGAGGTTAAATGTCTCCATGTTCCCTAAGGATTCGATGgcatttttcaaaaaatttttggaaagaacaaaggaaaatcgCCTAAATTCTAAGCAGAAG CACCGAGTGGATTTTCTTCAGCTGATGATGAACTCTCATAACAATTCCAGAGACAAAGAATCTCATAAAG CTCTATCTGACATGGAGATGATGGCCCAGTCAGTTGTCTTTATTTTTGCTGGCTATGAAACCACCAGCAGCACCCTTGCCTTCATCCTGTATTTACTGGCCACTCACCCTGATATCCAGAAGAAACTTCAGGAGGAGATCAATGTGGCTCTGCCCAATAAG gcACCTCCCAGTTACGATAAAGTGATGGAGATGGAGTACCTCGACATGGTGCTGAGTGAAACCCTTAGATTATACCCAATTGCTAACAGACTTGAGAGAGTCTGTAAACAAGATGTAGAAATGGATGGTGTGTTTGTTCCCAAAGGCTCCGTAGTGATGGTACCACTTTATTCTCTTCATCATGACCCACAGTACTGGCCAGAGCCCATGGAATTCCGCCCTGAAAG GTTCAGCAAGGAGAACAAGGGCAGCATTGATCCTTATGTGTACATGCCCTTTGGGTATGGACCCAGGAACTGCATTGGCATGAGGTTTGCTCTCATGAACATGAAACTTGCTCTCACTAAAGTCCTGCAGAATTTCTCATTCCAGTCTTGTAAGGAAACACag ATTCCCTTGAAATTAAACAGAAAACCACTTCTTCAACCAGAAAAACCCATTGTTCTAAAGGTTGTACCACGGGATGTGATCATAACTGGAGCGTGA